Within Spirochaetaceae bacterium, the genomic segment GCGCCGAAGGTCACTTCCGGCCACTGCTGGTTGCCGTCCTCGCGAATGCGGTGCTCGCTCGCGCGCAACTCCACGGTTGCATCCACGACGCCCGGCGCACGTTCGACCTGCTCTTCGAACGGCGGCGTGAGCGGCGCCTCGGACAGTGCGCCGAAGTGCGAGGCCCCGGTCTGCTCTTCGAGGGCGGCGCGCTCCTCGCGCAGCAGGAGCCGGGTCCTCTCGAGCCCGCGCCGCTCCTGCTCCACCTCGAACAACAGGGACTGGAAGCTGTGGCTGTCCTCGTTCTCCTCGAACACCTCGCGGCGGCGCACCACCTCCGCCTCCAGCTCTTCCAACTCGAACACCGCCCGCCGCTGGGCCTTCTCAGCCTCGATGATGGACATGATCCGGTCGACGATCTCGCCGGCGACCGCACGCGTCCGCTGCCGCACCGCGCGTTCCGCGGACACCACGGCATGGGCGGCCTCCAGGTCGTCGGCATCGGTGGCGTCGAGCCCGAACAGCGGCCCGAGGGACTGCTCCACGCCGCTCGACAGTTCCAACTTCACCGGTCCGAGCTCCCACTCCGGCGTGTTGCCGTCGGGATCCTCATCCGCCGGACCGGTGAGGGTCGCGGTCGTGGACAACTCGCCGAACGGGTGCGGCAGATCGGCGGTCACGCCGGCGGCGACGCCGAACCTGAATTCGGCCCCGTCGGCTTCGTTGACGGTCACCCCGACCAGCCTGTCCGATCCCTCGGGATCGGACAGGCGCAGGGCGAGAGCAAAACCCCGGCCGGCCGCCGTCATTGCCACTCCTATCTGGCTTCTGCGCACCGCAAGCTGCCGCTGCTGCAGGGTCGTGTCGCGGGCCATCGCTTCCCGTACCAGTTGTTCCAGACCCGGCCCGCCGGCCGCCGTCTGCGCCCATCCGCGCACGCCCACCAGCGCCAGCACGATGGCAACGGCCGCCACGGTCCGGCGCCATGCTCCTTTGTTTCGCACGGTCACAGAGTAAACGCGCAGCCCGCCGCTGGGAAGGCCGGGCGAGTACCCCCGGTGCTCGCCCGGCATGCCGCTACTCTCCGCCGCACATGGCAGCCTATTGGCCCGATTCCTCGCCTGCCTGCCCGTTGGACGCGGCGGAATTGGCGTCGCCGGCCAGCGCCGACAGCGTGGCGCGCGGCGTCAGGACTCCGAGCAGACGCTCGTCCTCACCGAGCACCGGGATCGGCAACCGGTTGTCCGCGGCCACGCCGAGCAACTCGTCGAGAGACTGCTCGGCGCGCGCGGTGGGGGTGTCGTCGCGAATCACCTCGCCGAGGTCGCGGTCTCCGCGCCGCACCGCGGCGGATACGTCGCCGAGCAGCACCATTCCGCGGTACTGGTTGTCATCGTCGGTCACGAACCCTACCCGCCGCCGGTCGTGCTCCAAGGCCGCCTTGGCGCTGCGGGGGTGGGTAGCAAGCGGCAGCGACGTCACCGGATCCATCGCCACGCCGGCGCTCAGCACGCGCGAACGGTTCACGTCCCGGACAAAGTCCTCGATGTACGCGTCGGCGGGGGCGGTAATGATCTCCTCCGGGGTGCCGACCTGGATTACCCGGCCATCCTTGAGGATCGCGATGCGGTCGCCGAGTTGCAGGGCCTCGTCCAGATCGTGGGTAATGAACACGATCGTCTTGTGCAGGTCGCGCTGCAGGCGAACCAACTCGTCCTGCATGTCGCGCCGGATCAGCGGGTCGAGCGCGCTGAACGGTTCGTCCATCAGCAGGATCTCGGGATCGGTGCACAACGCCCGCGCCAGCCCGACCCGCTGCTGCATGCCGCCCGACAACTGGCTCGGACGCATCTGTTCGTAGCCCTTCAGGCCGACCACGTCGATCCACTGACGGGCACGTTCCCAGCGCTCCTCCCTGGCCACCCCCTGCACGCTCAGCCCGTACGCCACGTTGCGCAGGACGTTGCGGTGCGGCAGCAGGCCGAAGCGCTGAAACACCATGCTCATCCTGGTGCGGCGCAGCGCCTTGACATCGGCCGCCGCCATCCCGACCACGTCGACGCCGCCGATCAGCACCTGCCCGGCCGTGGGCTCGATGAGCCGGTTCACGCAGCGTACGAAGGTGGACTTGCCGCTGCCCGACAGTCCCATGACCACGAACGTCTCCGCGCCCCTGACGTGCAGGTTCACGTCGTGCAGGCCGACCGTGTGGCCGGTGTCGGCGAGAATCTCGTCCTTGCCCTCGCCGGCCTGCACGCGCGCCAGCACCTCCGCCGGCCGGGGACCGAATATCTTGTACAGCTCTCGGACTTCGATGTCGTCGGCTCGGGAATCGTCCCCGGTTGCGGCCGGAACCGCAACGCGGGCCGAGTCGCCGCCGTTGACGCTCTCGGTACTCATCACCTGCCTCCCCGCGCCCGCATCAGGCACGCACCGTCTTCGTCGGGTCGAGCCGGACGCCGAACGCGGCCGTGATGCGATCGAAGATGATCGCCAACGCCAGAATGGCGAGTCCCGCCTCCAGGCCCATCCCCACGTCGGCGTTGTTCAATCCCCGCAACACCTGCTGACCGAGGCCGCGCGCCCCGATCATCGAAGCGATCACCACCATCGCCAGCGCCATCATGATGGTCTGATTGACCCCGGCCATGATATTGGGCATCGCCAGCGGAATGCGTACGCCCCACAGAATCTGCCGTCCGGTGGCGCCGAATGCGTCGGCCGCTTCCACGGTAGCACTGTCCACCAGGCGGATGCCGAGGTCGGTCAGACGCACGATCGGCGGCACGGCGTACACGAAGATGGCGAAGATCGCCGCCACGTTGCCGAGACCGAAGAAGAATATGAACGGTATCAGGTAGACGAACGGCGGCACGGTCTGCATCGCGTCGAGTATCGGGTTGATCACCGCGCGCACGTACCGGTTGGTGCCCATCAGAATGCCGACCGGGACGCCGGCCGCCACGGTGATGGAAGTGGCGATGAACAGGATCGCCAGCGTCCGCATGGTCTCCTCCCACAGGTCCATCATGCCGATGAACACCAGGGCCCCGGCCAGGGCGAGCGCCAGCGTGCGGTTGCGCGACGCACGCCACGCAACCAGGCAGATGATGGTTATCACGATCCACCAGGGCAACCTCACCAGGGAAGTCTCTACCTGGCGGAGCACCACCAGCATCAGGCTGTTCAGGGTATCGAACGCGGAGCCGAAGTTCTGCACCAGGAACTTCAGGCCGTCGTTGGTCCACTGCCGGATCGGTATTTGGCACCCTTCCGGGAATGCCGTCAGGACCCGCCCGAAGCTACCCGCACATTCCTGCAACCAACTATTCATGAATTGCCGTCCCTCGTCCTTGAGAACCGGGACGATAACGGATCGAACGGTGCGGGGGCACCGCTACCGGTACCCCCGCGTCTTCGCTCGCCGGGCGACATGATACCGCCCGCGCGCGCCAGCCTAACCGTCGAGTGCCGCCTGTACGCGGCCGGCGACCTCGTCGGACACCCAGGCGGTCCACACGGTTTCGTTGCGCAGGAACTCGCGCGCGACGTCGGCCCACTCCGCATCCATCTCACTCTGCTTCGCCAGGTACGCACTGACCATCATCTGGTCGACCTCGTACGCGCGCAGCAACTCGATCATCTCTTCCGAAGCAGCGTCGGAAAAAACCTTGCTTACCGCGACGTTGACGATCGATGGAGGAAACGCGCAGCCGCGGTCGCCGTCCCAGCACTCCTGCGTCCAGGCCGGTTCCTCAAGCGGGACCATTATGTAGGTGCCCAGCAGCGGGGTGGGTCCCCAGTAGTAGCCGAGCCACGCTTCGCCCTTCTCGTATGCGGCCGCCATCGACGCGTCCAGGGCCGGCGCCGCACCGGGGCGGAAGTTGGTGAAGTGCTCTTCGAGGCCATAGGCGGCCATCTTCTTGTTGTTGGTCAACTCGCACTGCCAGCCGATGATGCAGTTGTAGTAGCGCCCCATGTCGGGCTGCTCGGGATCCTGGAACAACTGTGCGTACTTCGGCAGATCGGCCACCGACTTCAAGTCCGGCGCCATCGGCGCGATGCCGCGTTCGGAGTCCCCCTCGATCACGTAGCGCGGCACCAGGAACGACATCTCGGCGGCCTCCATGTTCAGGCCCAGATCGAGCACCTCACCGCTGGCCGTGGCTTCGTGGTACATGTCGGGAGCGGTGTTGAACCAGATCTCCATGTTGATGTCGATGTCGCCGCGCACCAAGCCCTGCACCATCGGAATGGTGGAACCGGGAATGTCGGTGTACGAGCAGCCGAAGCCGGCCTGCAGAATCTGCCCGGCGATATGGTTGTGCAACTGCGCGCTGCCCCAATCCAGCCCGGCGAACACGAGCTCACGCGAGATGCCGTTGCAGGCATCGCCCTCCTCCTGGGCCGCCTCGGCTGCCGCGAACGGAGCCGCCAGCGCCAACGCCAGGGCGCCGACCAGGAACCGAATCGATTTCTTTGCCACCAAAGAACCGGAGCCGTCTATCGACTCATTATGAATACACATAGGTTATCAAGGCTAGCACGGCGGACCGCGCCTGTCAACGGCGCGCGCCCGGCAGCCGATATACCTTACGTGAGCACTGCCGCGGACATGCCGTCGCCGGAGGCGGCCGGACGAGATCTGACCGCCCGGCGCCTGATTCTGTTCGTGTCGTTTCTCGTGCTCTGCATGGCGGCGCTGATTGTCCGCTACGCCACGTTCATGATCGTCGACGGCCATCCGTCCGGCGATCCGGTGGTGCGCCTTCCGGACGCGGAGCGCGGTCCGATCCTGGACCGCAACGGACGCGTGCTCGCGATCACCATCGAGCGCGACTCGGTCACCGCCTGGGCGCCGGCGGTAACCGACCCGTCCGGGTCGGCGGAGCTGCTCGCCGGCATCCTGGACCTGAACGCGCAGGAGGTGCGGCGCCTGTTCGACAGCGACGGCTTCGTGTACGTGAAGCGCCACATTGCGCCCGACCGGTCGGCGGCGATCCGCGCGGCGCGCGAGCGCGGCGACCTGCGCGGCATCGACCTGCAGGCGGAACAGGCGCGCTTCTACCCCGAGGGAGAGCTGTCCGCCCACGTACTGGGCTTCGTCGGGGTGGACAACGTGGGGCTGGAGGGCATGGAGAACACGTTCAACCACGTGCTCGCGCCCGATACCATCGCCCCCGCCGGCGCCGAGGTGTTCGGCAACCAGGTGTTCCTCACCCTGGACGTCAATGTTCAGCACGGCATGGAGCAACTTGCCGCCGACGCCCGCGCGGAGCACGACGCCGATGCCGTGTACATCGTGGTGGCGGCGGCCGATTCCGGCGAGATCCTCGCCTACGCCGCGCAGCCTTCGTTCGATCCGAATGCCTACGCCGAGGTGCCGAAGGAACGCTGGCGCAATGCCATCGCCACGATGCCCTACGAGCCGGGCTCGGTGTTCAAGATCTTCACCATGGCGAGCCTGCTGCAGAGCGGGGCCATCACCCCGTCCATGACCTTCCCGAGTCCCGGCTACTACCGGCGCACGCTCCCGGGCGGCGGCACCATCCGCATCGGCGACCTCGGCGTGTACGGCGATCTGGATGCCGAGAACATCCTGCGCTACTCCAGCAACGCGGGCACCGCGCACGCATCGGACCGGATCGATGCCGACACCTTTCACCACATGCTGCGCACGTTCGGCTTCGGCGAGTCCACCGGGTCGCCGTTCCCGGGCGAGAGCCCAGGCATTCTGCGCGACCCCGCCGAGTGGTCGTTGCGCACCAAGCCGACCCTCGCGATCGGTCAGGAGATCTCGGTGACCGCGCTGCAGGTAATGCAGGCCGCGTCCGCGTTTGCCAACGGCGGCGTCATGCTGCGCCCGCTCCTGGTACGCGAGGTGGTCGCCGCCGACGGCACGGTGGTAAAGCCGTTCGCCCCCGATCCGGTGCGCCGCGTGATCGACCCGGAGGTCGCGGAACGGGTGCTCGCCATGATGGAGACGGTGGCTACCAAGGGCACCGGCCGCCTGGCCCAGCTCAAGGGCTATCGCATCGCCACCAAGACCGGCACCGCGCAGGTGTTCGATCCCGCCTCCGGCGCCTACTCCGACGAGCACCTGATCGCGTCGATCCTCGGCATTCTGCCCGCCGGCGACCCGCGCTTCCTCGCCTACGTCGTCATTCAGCACCCGAAGGGCGCGCAACGCTACGGCGGCCTGATCGCCGCGCCGCTGCTCAAGAAGGTGGCCGGCTTCCTCACCACCTACTACCGCATGCCGCCGGACGACGCGGACGCGCTGCCGCATCCCGCCCACATCGTGGTGTCCGCCACCCCGCACCTCACCGTTCGGGATGCGATTCCCGACCTCACCGGACTGCCGCTGCGCCGCCTGCTGCCGCTGTTCGAGCTATCGGACATGAAGGTCGCGCTGCACGGCTCCGGTTACGTGACCCGCCAGGATCCCGCCCCCGGGTCGCCGCTCACCGCCGGCTCCACCCTGCACGTGTGGCTGCGCTGACCGTCCGCCCCGGTGCCGGCCGCCGGCCGGTGCGCAGGGCGGCGCGCGCGCCTTGTGCTTCCGCCGTCCAGTCGCTAACTTTGCGCCAGCCATGAGCAAGGCAGCAACCCGAACCGCCATATCCCCGACCCGCGCCCAAAACTACCCCGAGTGGTACCAGCAGGTGGTGCGGGCCGCCGACCTGGCCGAGCTGTCTCCGGTGCGCGGCTGCATGGTAATCAAGCCGTGGGGCTACGCGCTGTGGGAGAACATGCAGCGTGCGCTCGACGGCATGTTCAAGGCCACCGGCCACAGCAACGCCTACTTTCCGCTGTTCATTCCGCTGCGCTACCTGGAGCGCGAGGCGCAACACGTGGAGGGCTTCGCCAAGGAGTGCGCGGTGGTCACCCACCACCGGCTGGAGGCGGGCGAGGATGGCCGGCTGGTACCGGCCGGCAAGCTGGACGAGCCGTACGTGGTGCGTCCCACCAGCGAAACCATCATCGGCGAGATGTACTCCAAATGGGTGCAGTCCTACCGGGACCTGCCGATCCTGATCAACCAATGGGCCAACGTGGTGCGCTGGGAGTTGCGCCCGCGCCTGTTCCTGCGTACGGCGGAGTTTCTGTGGCAGGAGGGTCACACCGTGCACGCCACCGCCGAGGAGGCACACGAGGAGACGCTGCGCATGCTCGGCGTGTACGCCGACTTTGCGGAGAACCACATGGCGATGCCGGTGGTGCGCGGCGAAAAGAGCGCGGGCGAGCGCTTTCCCGGCGCCGAGAACACCTACACCATCGAAGCGATGATG encodes:
- a CDS encoding TolC family protein — its product is MAAVAIVLALVGVRGWAQTAAGGPGLEQLVREAMARDTTLQQRQLAVRRSQIGVAMTAAGRGFALALRLSDPEGSDRLVGVTVNEADGAEFRFGVAAGVTADLPHPFGELSTTATLTGPADEDPDGNTPEWELGPVKLELSSGVEQSLGPLFGLDATDADDLEAAHAVVSAERAVRQRTRAVAGEIVDRIMSIIEAEKAQRRAVFELEELEAEVVRRREVFEENEDSHSFQSLLFEVEQERRGLERTRLLLREERAALEEQTGASHFGALSEAPLTPPFEEQVERAPGVVDATVELRASEHRIREDGNQQWPEVTFGADYDWNKVVFSAGVGFNLIVPIVDGGLRRLRQEQLANARAAAQLSGTAARREFADAVRQAERDIRDLEYATWDLRERTRLAALKVEESGESLAAGVITEAALARVTVEHDLLAFDAQLLRGRRWKLALALGALTDADPLATLAVAP
- a CDS encoding glycine betaine/L-proline ABC transporter ATP-binding protein, whose amino-acid sequence is MSTESVNGGDSARVAVPAATGDDSRADDIEVRELYKIFGPRPAEVLARVQAGEGKDEILADTGHTVGLHDVNLHVRGAETFVVMGLSGSGKSTFVRCVNRLIEPTAGQVLIGGVDVVGMAAADVKALRRTRMSMVFQRFGLLPHRNVLRNVAYGLSVQGVAREERWERARQWIDVVGLKGYEQMRPSQLSGGMQQRVGLARALCTDPEILLMDEPFSALDPLIRRDMQDELVRLQRDLHKTIVFITHDLDEALQLGDRIAILKDGRVIQVGTPEEIITAPADAYIEDFVRDVNRSRVLSAGVAMDPVTSLPLATHPRSAKAALEHDRRRVGFVTDDDNQYRGMVLLGDVSAAVRRGDRDLGEVIRDDTPTARAEQSLDELLGVAADNRLPIPVLGEDERLLGVLTPRATLSALAGDANSAASNGQAGEESGQ
- a CDS encoding proline/glycine betaine ABC transporter permease, which encodes MNSWLQECAGSFGRVLTAFPEGCQIPIRQWTNDGLKFLVQNFGSAFDTLNSLMLVVLRQVETSLVRLPWWIVITIICLVAWRASRNRTLALALAGALVFIGMMDLWEETMRTLAILFIATSITVAAGVPVGILMGTNRYVRAVINPILDAMQTVPPFVYLIPFIFFFGLGNVAAIFAIFVYAVPPIVRLTDLGIRLVDSATVEAADAFGATGRQILWGVRIPLAMPNIMAGVNQTIMMALAMVVIASMIGARGLGQQVLRGLNNADVGMGLEAGLAILALAIIFDRITAAFGVRLDPTKTVRA
- a CDS encoding penicillin-binding transpeptidase domain-containing protein → MSTAADMPSPEAAGRDLTARRLILFVSFLVLCMAALIVRYATFMIVDGHPSGDPVVRLPDAERGPILDRNGRVLAITIERDSVTAWAPAVTDPSGSAELLAGILDLNAQEVRRLFDSDGFVYVKRHIAPDRSAAIRAARERGDLRGIDLQAEQARFYPEGELSAHVLGFVGVDNVGLEGMENTFNHVLAPDTIAPAGAEVFGNQVFLTLDVNVQHGMEQLAADARAEHDADAVYIVVAAADSGEILAYAAQPSFDPNAYAEVPKERWRNAIATMPYEPGSVFKIFTMASLLQSGAITPSMTFPSPGYYRRTLPGGGTIRIGDLGVYGDLDAENILRYSSNAGTAHASDRIDADTFHHMLRTFGFGESTGSPFPGESPGILRDPAEWSLRTKPTLAIGQEISVTALQVMQAASAFANGGVMLRPLLVREVVAADGTVVKPFAPDPVRRVIDPEVAERVLAMMETVATKGTGRLAQLKGYRIATKTGTAQVFDPASGAYSDEHLIASILGILPAGDPRFLAYVVIQHPKGAQRYGGLIAAPLLKKVAGFLTTYYRMPPDDADALPHPAHIVVSATPHLTVRDAIPDLTGLPLRRLLPLFELSDMKVALHGSGYVTRQDPAPGSPLTAGSTLHVWLR